From a single Gemmatimonadota bacterium genomic region:
- a CDS encoding serine/threonine-protein kinase, with protein MKGGSWDRVEAIFHEVVELPAAARADALSRLCAGDAALQARIERLLTADARTRDLLDGPPPPVDPGALGDPQDTEPPEPSVPTGTRIGPYRILDPIAQGGMGAVYRAERADGAYEQEVAIKLVRGSWVARELERRFLRERQILARLQHPGIARLLDGGLTPEGSPYLAMELVAGQPLTTWAAQHGLDLRSRLSVFLEVCNAVQYAHRNLVVHRDLKPSNILVTEEGQVRLLDFGIAGLLSDETEAEELTRTGLLALTPEYAAPEQIRGEPATTATDVYALGAILYELLSGHRAFAHRTGSWAEIVQTLDHEPGPLSRAPELDPRLRRSLDGDVETIVRRALHAEADRRYPSVEALADDVRRYLEDRPVLARPDTLGYRLRKFVQRNKVGVGAAAAVMAALLAGVGTTLWQAEAARREARRAEAVSGFLVELFAGADPDRNLGEIPDARELLARGAARADSLGAGAGPDTQIEMYSLLGVLNQRLGEFESSQELLERALHIADSAHVRGTSVGNALNILAGTLTELGDLDSARVVAARSVQVFAAADSPDTLLAEGYSVWGVATNLAGLADSAVLLHRAALTLDRSAASGDHPRIATDLANLGMASEAAGDLVAADTLLRGSLAMRLRLFGERHPDVATSYGHLAGLAEEAGDLREGEALHRKAYEVNRLIYGEDHPDVARSLDQVAMMIDRQGRHQEADSLYQVALDGRTRMLGESHPEVAATLNNLATTRYRNGDFRGAAEMQARALAIWRESYGELHPRTATGINNLGVMLRRAGDSRAAEGQLVRALELRRRLYPEGHVDVAASLRNLGDLRREQGRAADALALYDQALTLFDDLLPVGHYRRGETLVGIGAARVEMGQFAPAIAALEEAVGIFVDTFVQGDLRTEEARLWLGLAHEGQRDRAAAEPLLTQAHAAFLAARGPEDPDTRRAAAALARLR; from the coding sequence ATGAAGGGCGGCAGCTGGGACCGGGTCGAGGCCATCTTCCATGAGGTGGTCGAGCTGCCTGCGGCCGCGCGGGCGGATGCCCTCTCCCGCCTCTGCGCCGGCGACGCGGCGCTTCAGGCCAGGATCGAGCGACTCCTGACCGCCGACGCACGCACGCGGGACCTGCTGGACGGACCACCTCCGCCCGTGGACCCGGGGGCGCTCGGAGACCCGCAAGACACCGAACCACCCGAGCCTTCGGTGCCGACGGGCACCCGCATCGGTCCCTACCGCATCCTGGATCCCATCGCGCAGGGGGGGATGGGCGCGGTCTACCGGGCCGAGCGCGCCGACGGAGCCTACGAGCAAGAGGTGGCCATCAAGCTCGTGCGGGGCAGCTGGGTGGCTCGTGAGCTCGAGCGCCGCTTCCTGCGTGAGCGTCAGATCCTCGCTCGCCTCCAACACCCGGGCATCGCCCGCCTACTGGACGGCGGCCTCACTCCGGAGGGCTCGCCCTATCTGGCGATGGAGCTGGTCGCCGGCCAACCGCTCACCACCTGGGCGGCCCAGCACGGGTTGGACCTGCGCTCGCGCCTGAGCGTGTTTCTGGAGGTGTGCAACGCGGTGCAATACGCACACCGCAACCTGGTCGTTCATCGCGACCTCAAGCCCTCCAACATCCTGGTCACCGAAGAAGGTCAGGTTCGCCTGCTCGACTTCGGGATCGCCGGCCTGCTTTCCGACGAGACCGAAGCGGAGGAGCTCACACGCACCGGCCTCCTCGCCCTTACGCCCGAGTACGCCGCCCCCGAGCAGATTCGCGGTGAGCCCGCCACCACAGCCACCGACGTCTACGCGTTGGGGGCCATCCTCTACGAGCTGCTCTCAGGCCACCGGGCGTTCGCGCACCGTACGGGCTCCTGGGCCGAGATCGTCCAGACGCTGGACCACGAGCCCGGTCCCTTGAGTCGCGCACCCGAGCTCGACCCCAGGCTTCGTCGGTCTCTGGATGGGGATGTCGAGACCATCGTGCGGCGCGCGCTGCACGCGGAGGCGGACCGTCGCTATCCCTCCGTCGAGGCCCTGGCCGACGACGTGCGCCGCTATCTCGAGGACCGACCGGTCCTCGCCCGGCCCGACACCCTCGGGTATCGCCTGAGGAAGTTCGTGCAGCGCAACAAGGTGGGAGTAGGCGCCGCAGCGGCGGTGATGGCCGCACTTCTTGCCGGTGTGGGAACGACGCTGTGGCAGGCCGAAGCCGCGCGCCGCGAAGCACGGCGGGCCGAAGCCGTGAGTGGCTTTCTCGTCGAGTTGTTCGCAGGCGCCGACCCCGACCGGAACCTCGGTGAGATCCCGGACGCCCGCGAGCTGCTCGCGCGCGGCGCGGCTCGCGCGGACTCCCTGGGCGCCGGAGCCGGACCCGACACCCAGATCGAGATGTACTCCCTGCTCGGCGTCCTCAACCAAAGGCTGGGCGAGTTCGAGAGCTCGCAGGAGCTGCTGGAGCGAGCCCTCCACATCGCGGACTCGGCACACGTCCGTGGTACGAGCGTCGGGAACGCGCTGAACATCCTGGCCGGCACACTGACCGAGTTGGGTGACCTCGACAGCGCGCGCGTGGTGGCCGCCCGCAGCGTCCAGGTGTTCGCGGCGGCGGACAGCCCCGACACGCTCCTGGCCGAGGGCTACAGCGTCTGGGGAGTTGCGACGAACCTGGCAGGGCTCGCCGACAGTGCCGTACTGCTGCATCGCGCGGCGCTGACGCTGGACCGCAGCGCGGCCAGCGGTGACCACCCTCGCATCGCTACGGACCTGGCCAACCTGGGCATGGCCAGCGAGGCCGCCGGAGACCTGGTCGCCGCCGACACACTCCTCCGTGGGTCCCTGGCCATGAGGCTACGACTGTTCGGAGAGCGACATCCCGATGTGGCCACCAGCTATGGACACCTCGCCGGCCTCGCCGAGGAGGCGGGAGACCTGCGGGAAGGGGAGGCTCTGCATCGGAAGGCCTACGAGGTCAACCGGCTGATCTACGGCGAGGATCACCCCGACGTGGCCCGCAGCCTCGATCAGGTGGCCATGATGATCGACCGACAGGGCCGACACCAGGAGGCGGACAGTCTCTACCAGGTAGCGCTGGACGGCCGAACGCGGATGCTGGGCGAGAGCCACCCCGAGGTTGCCGCTACGCTGAACAACCTGGCCACCACCCGCTATCGCAACGGAGACTTCCGAGGCGCAGCGGAGATGCAGGCCCGCGCCCTGGCCATCTGGCGCGAGAGCTACGGGGAGCTGCACCCGCGAACCGCCACCGGCATCAACAACCTGGGCGTGATGCTGCGTCGCGCCGGAGACTCGAGGGCCGCGGAGGGGCAGCTGGTGCGGGCGCTTGAGCTGCGGCGGCGCCTGTATCCCGAAGGGCACGTCGACGTCGCCGCCAGCCTCCGCAATCTGGGAGACCTACGCCGTGAACAGGGCCGGGCGGCGGATGCGCTCGCGCTCTATGACCAGGCACTGACCCTGTTCGACGACCTCTTGCCGGTCGGTCACTACCGACGGGGTGAGACCTTGGTCGGGATCGGAGCCGCTCGGGTCGAGATGGGCCAGTTCGCACCCGCCATCGCTGCACTCGAAGAGGCGGTCGGGATCTTCGTGGACACGTTCGTCCAAGGCGACCTTCGCACCGAAGAGGCGCGCCTCTGGCTGGGTCTCGCCCATGAAGGACAGCGGGACCGGGCCGCAGCCGAACCGCTGCTCACGCAGGCACACGCAGCCTTCCTGGCCGCCCGCGGTCCGGAGGATCCGGATACACGCAGAGCGGCGGCGGCACTGGCACGGCTGCGCTAA
- a CDS encoding sigma-70 family RNA polymerase sigma factor gives MTEGPEITRILERVRDGDAQARDELFQLVYDELHRRAHFQLRQNPSSPTVHTTVLVHEAYLKLAGGSGMAFEDRGHLYRVAGRAMRQILLDQARRRLAQKRGGGARPVDLDAVQVGVDEDAPRLVALDEALSRLQGHNPRLSQVVELRFFAGLSVEETAEALGCSERTVKRDWRLARAFLHGELGDPDTA, from the coding sequence GTGACAGAAGGACCTGAGATCACCCGCATCCTGGAGCGGGTCCGCGACGGAGATGCCCAGGCCCGGGACGAGTTGTTCCAGCTCGTCTACGACGAACTGCATCGCCGCGCACACTTCCAGCTGCGGCAGAACCCCTCGTCTCCCACGGTCCACACGACGGTCCTCGTGCACGAGGCCTACCTCAAGCTCGCCGGCGGCTCGGGGATGGCCTTCGAGGACCGGGGCCACCTCTACCGGGTGGCAGGCCGGGCAATGCGACAGATCCTCCTCGATCAGGCCCGGCGCCGCCTGGCTCAGAAGCGAGGCGGAGGAGCGCGGCCGGTGGACCTCGACGCCGTTCAGGTGGGCGTGGACGAAGACGCACCCCGGCTCGTGGCCCTCGACGAGGCACTTTCGCGTCTTCAGGGACACAATCCCCGGCTCTCCCAGGTGGTCGAGCTTCGGTTCTTCGCCGGACTGTCGGTCGAGGAGACCGCCGAAGCGCTCGGCTGCTCGGAGCGAACCGTGAAGCGGGACTGGCGGCTGGCCCGCGCGTTTCTGCATGGCGAGCTGGGGGACCCGGACACAGCCTGA